In Humulus lupulus chromosome 7, drHumLupu1.1, whole genome shotgun sequence, the following are encoded in one genomic region:
- the LOC133791711 gene encoding uncharacterized protein LOC133791711 codes for MASASSSSAASISTNINSIPMLNGTNFKDWKRNLLIVLGCMDLDHALRDEQLAPLTKESTRDEKMDFERWDRSNRMSLMIMKHSIPEAFWGTESEGITKAKNFLEQIEEHFAKKR; via the exons ATGGCCTCAG CTAGTTCATCTTCTGCTGCCTCAATATCTACTAATATTAATTCTATTCCTATGCTTAATGGGACCAATTTCAAGGATTGGAAAAGGAACTTACTTATAGTTCTGGGATGTATGGATTTAGACCATGCATTAAGGGATGAACAACTTGCACCTCTCACTAAGGAAAGCACCCGTGATGAGAAAATGGATTTTGAGAGGTGGGATCGTTCAAATCGCATGAGTTTAATGATTATGAAACATAGCATTCCAGAAGCCTTTTGGGGCACAGAATCCGAAGGGATTACTAAGGCCAAGAATTTCCTTGAACAAATTGAGGAACATTTTGCTAAAAAACGATAA